A single window of Candidatus Bealeia paramacronuclearis DNA harbors:
- a CDS encoding FAD-dependent oxidoreductase: DDVYAKGSYTNRAPGTSTWLNECITYHGEKFRKAFCPIDDQIFFAGEHTTILDSLGTMEGAVESGERMARFIAKVIDEHYGGLRKTKEESR; encoded by the coding sequence GACGATGTTTACGCGAAAGGGTCCTACACAAACCGAGCGCCTGGAACAAGTACCTGGCTAAACGAATGTATAACATACCATGGAGAAAAGTTTCGAAAAGCTTTTTGCCCCATTGATGATCAAATCTTTTTTGCCGGCGAACACACAACTATCTTGGATTCCCTTGGTACAATGGAAGGGGCTGTCGAGTCAGGAGAACGCATGGCGAGGTTTATTGCGAAAGTCATAGATGAACACTATGGTGGGCTGAGGAAGACTAAGGAGGAATCGAGATGA
- a CDS encoding oxidoreductase, with product MTKVWFITGCSKGFGRALVEELLKTTDAQVVATARNPEVLKDLQDQYGKRILALKCDVTNTHDIQNAVEQTLVTFSKIDVLVNNAGYGLSGALEECAIDDIRSVFNTNVFGLITLTQAILPIMRAQNSGHILNVSSIAGLVGMAGAGIYCATKFAVEGLSESLAMEVACFGIKVTIIEPGPFRTDFAGSSIVMSPEYPAYREGPAALSRERLRYLHNTQPGDPIKAAQIMIQITEMKEPPLRMLLGNSAVDRFSEKLKHETEIFQKHEDLSRSADYNLNAA from the coding sequence ATGACAAAGGTTTGGTTTATTACGGGATGCTCAAAAGGATTTGGACGCGCATTAGTAGAAGAGCTTTTAAAAACAACGGACGCTCAGGTGGTCGCAACAGCTCGAAATCCTGAGGTTCTCAAAGATCTTCAAGATCAATATGGAAAACGTATTCTTGCGCTGAAATGCGATGTAACCAACACACACGACATTCAAAATGCGGTTGAGCAAACTCTCGTAACTTTTTCAAAAATTGACGTCCTTGTGAATAATGCCGGATATGGTTTATCGGGCGCTTTAGAAGAATGTGCGATAGATGATATTCGCTCTGTTTTCAACACAAATGTTTTTGGTCTTATCACACTCACACAAGCGATTCTTCCCATTATGCGCGCTCAAAATTCAGGTCATATTCTCAACGTTTCCTCAATTGCAGGCCTTGTGGGCATGGCCGGTGCAGGAATTTATTGTGCCACGAAATTTGCGGTCGAAGGATTGTCGGAATCATTGGCCATGGAAGTGGCTTGTTTTGGAATTAAAGTCACAATCATTGAGCCTGGCCCCTTCCGGACCGATTTTGCAGGAAGCTCCATAGTTATGTCACCTGAATATCCCGCTTATCGAGAGGGACCTGCGGCACTTTCTCGGGAAAGGTTACGTTATCTTCATAATACACAACCTGGAGATCCTATCAAAGCTGCACAAATCATGATTCAGATTACTGAGATGAAAGAGCCACCATTGAGGATGCTTTTAGGAAATTCTGCCGTGGATAGATTTTCTGAAAAACTCAAACACGAGACCGAGATTTTCCAAAAACATGAAGAT